One window of Bacillus sp. THAF10 genomic DNA carries:
- a CDS encoding CidA/LrgA family protein: protein MRGMKIVGQTLILYIFYKLGLFIKEGLDLPIPGSIIGLILLLSLLLTGVMKEKALEDGAGFLLLYLPLFFVPATVGVMDYFGFLTSSAGMMMLGALFIGTLLVMLSSALVSQKAVEMVDKNTKGAGGNPS, encoded by the coding sequence ATGAGGGGAATGAAGATTGTAGGTCAAACATTGATACTATACATATTTTACAAGCTCGGATTGTTCATAAAAGAAGGATTAGACCTTCCAATACCAGGGAGTATCATTGGTCTTATCTTGCTTTTATCCCTGTTATTAACGGGTGTGATGAAAGAAAAAGCACTAGAGGATGGTGCTGGCTTTCTCTTGCTTTATTTACCGTTATTTTTTGTTCCTGCCACAGTTGGAGTAATGGATTACTTTGGTTTTTTAACAAGCAGTGCAGGAATGATGATGTTAGGTGCATTATTTATCGGCACACTCTTAGTAATGCTTAGTAGCGCACTAGTATCTCAAAAAGCGGTGGAAATGGTCGATAAAAATACAAAAGGTGCAGGAGGGAATCCATCATGA
- a CDS encoding NERD domain-containing protein translates to MAQLIKLQDYITRYEADIYRYPSQYIRLKKQKWESFQEMAKRPAEQISVLSPLEEGVEGKESKRMSFLNPFRRKEEKEEELFTGKVTDGENQDEEWELPAIPPNKTTEERKQLFLDSLLPLQLKWASSTIRDISYMQKNYKKDSLLKFFLQRFPDTYFVMYKPIFLVKQAPVELEIILITPGNIFALYYMEEQEGSVVLGNNDRFWSIREKEQERKIVNPTISLNRMGAVIRNILTKYDTDLPITKYLLHPKGYIDIFDGPTDIQVVDKRSYEKWFEMMRENKLPLKAGQLKAAGALLSYCQSTYMSRPEWQ, encoded by the coding sequence GTGGCGCAATTAATAAAGTTACAAGATTATATCACCCGCTATGAAGCGGATATATATCGCTATCCAAGTCAGTATATTCGTTTAAAAAAGCAAAAATGGGAATCCTTTCAAGAAATGGCCAAACGACCTGCTGAACAAATTTCCGTACTTTCTCCCTTAGAAGAAGGAGTGGAGGGGAAAGAAAGCAAGCGAATGTCGTTCCTAAACCCATTTAGAAGAAAAGAAGAAAAAGAGGAAGAGCTTTTTACCGGAAAAGTAACAGATGGAGAAAATCAAGACGAGGAATGGGAACTACCTGCAATTCCCCCAAATAAGACGACGGAAGAGAGAAAACAACTTTTCCTCGATTCGCTTCTCCCACTGCAACTAAAATGGGCAAGTTCCACAATACGGGACATATCGTACATGCAGAAAAATTACAAAAAAGATTCCTTGTTAAAATTCTTTTTGCAACGATTTCCTGATACCTATTTTGTCATGTATAAGCCGATTTTTCTTGTAAAACAGGCTCCAGTCGAGCTTGAAATTATCCTCATTACTCCTGGGAATATATTTGCACTGTACTATATGGAAGAACAAGAAGGTAGTGTGGTGCTTGGAAATAACGATCGCTTTTGGTCTATTCGTGAAAAAGAGCAAGAACGAAAAATAGTGAATCCAACGATTAGCCTGAACAGGATGGGAGCAGTCATTAGAAATATCCTTACTAAATATGACACAGATCTCCCGATTACAAAGTATTTGCTTCATCCAAAGGGCTATATTGATATTTTTGACGGCCCTACAGATATCCAGGTGGTGGATAAACGTTCGTATGAGAAATGGTTTGAAATGATGAGAGAGAACAAGCTGCCTCTAAAAGCTGGACAGTTAAAAGCTGCAGGAGCACTCCTTTCTTATTGTCAATCCACTTATATGAGTCGTCCGGAATGGCAATAA
- a CDS encoding ABC transporter permease: MSAFQLFRKRLKQEQRYQWKNTMAILDWTIVFYLSLFILFMGAMFYDMLPGILGILEETPSILILVMLYFFAWNGSIRIYFQEADSYFFIRRSDLLKGIKLYSLIASLFKTLLKAILLGSVFYYLLMLSQSFQLKFIDWLLSYCILSLFLVMVRTWIELLWSAWWRTSVSLLSFIVFGLVYYYLLNSFVWVIGAFSLTVIMGWLYLKRDTFTQDMENNEKIRQKYTGMIFSFSEYVHIPKASNRSKPFLFKHSQRIFENRSPHYALTELFFKYLLRNYRHILSYLKIIGITIGAMSLLPLWTKYGVFLAFFFFMKEWLNIVYDELVAHPFLDMQKGKQLVKEHYQHLVTRWLYYPALGAIGFALMLNTLIHFLLR, encoded by the coding sequence ATGAGCGCGTTTCAACTGTTTAGGAAACGCCTAAAACAAGAGCAGCGCTATCAATGGAAGAATACAATGGCAATTTTAGATTGGACCATTGTGTTTTATTTATCCCTTTTCATCCTATTCATGGGGGCCATGTTTTATGATATGCTGCCGGGTATTTTAGGAATATTAGAGGAGACACCTAGTATACTCATCCTTGTGATGCTTTATTTTTTTGCTTGGAATGGCTCAATAAGAATCTATTTTCAAGAGGCAGATAGCTATTTTTTTATCAGGCGTTCTGATTTATTGAAAGGGATAAAACTCTATAGTTTAATCGCATCACTTTTTAAAACACTACTTAAAGCTATTTTGTTGGGAAGTGTTTTTTACTATCTACTAATGCTTTCTCAGTCCTTTCAACTAAAATTTATAGATTGGCTACTATCCTATTGTATTCTATCGCTTTTTTTGGTGATGGTACGTACGTGGATAGAGTTGCTCTGGTCGGCATGGTGGAGAACTAGTGTATCGCTGCTGTCATTCATTGTGTTTGGATTGGTGTATTATTACTTGCTTAATTCGTTTGTGTGGGTGATTGGAGCGTTTTCTCTGACTGTGATAATGGGATGGCTCTACTTAAAAAGGGACACTTTTACTCAGGATATGGAGAATAACGAGAAAATTCGTCAAAAGTATACGGGTATGATTTTTTCGTTTTCAGAGTACGTTCATATTCCAAAGGCCTCTAATCGATCAAAACCATTTTTGTTTAAACATTCCCAAAGAATTTTTGAAAATAGAAGTCCACACTATGCGTTAACAGAGCTGTTCTTTAAATATTTGCTTCGAAATTATCGACATATTCTCTCCTATCTCAAAATAATTGGTATTACAATTGGAGCAATGTCCCTTCTTCCTTTATGGACAAAATATGGCGTATTCCTAGCATTTTTCTTTTTCATGAAAGAGTGGTTAAATATAGTATATGATGAACTCGTTGCACACCCTTTTTTGGATATGCAAAAGGGGAAGCAACTGGTGAAAGAGCACTATCAGCACCTTGTCACTCGCTGGTTATACTACCCAGCTTTAGGGGCTATAGGGTTTGCGCTTATGTTGAATACGCTTATTCATTTTTTATTGAGGTGA
- a CDS encoding LrgB family protein translates to MIGVGMILATVTLFMAMRSLYRKFQFTILNPVVTTTGVLIIFLLLLNIPYDTYMDGGYWIQELLGPAVVAFAYPLYRQKDKIIRYRFPLFAGLLTGISIGIGSGFMYVKLAGLSAEHAVTFLPKSVTSPIAMDITSLTGGIPSLAAALVILSGLMGAVTAPKLLNYVNIKHYLSVGVGLGCSAHGIGTAKAMEYGEEEAAFSSISMTISALLYALVLPITIHYFL, encoded by the coding sequence ATGATTGGCGTTGGCATGATTCTTGCTACTGTTACTCTTTTTATGGCCATGAGAAGCCTTTACCGCAAATTCCAATTTACGATATTAAATCCTGTCGTTACCACCACAGGAGTCCTCATCATTTTTTTATTATTATTAAACATTCCGTATGATACTTACATGGACGGAGGGTATTGGATACAGGAATTGCTTGGTCCTGCTGTTGTGGCATTTGCTTATCCTTTGTATCGGCAAAAGGATAAAATCATCCGCTACCGCTTTCCGCTCTTTGCGGGGCTTTTAACAGGGATTTCAATTGGAATAGGTTCAGGGTTTATGTATGTGAAGCTAGCAGGACTTTCAGCAGAGCATGCTGTCACCTTTTTGCCCAAATCTGTCACTTCCCCGATTGCGATGGATATTACTAGTCTCACAGGAGGCATACCGAGTCTTGCAGCGGCATTGGTTATATTAAGCGGATTAATGGGGGCCGTCACTGCTCCTAAACTTCTAAACTATGTAAACATAAAACACTATTTGAGCGTGGGTGTTGGGCTTGGCTGTTCGGCACATGGAATAGGGACAGCGAAAGCGATGGAATATGGAGAGGAAGAGGCGGCATTTAGTTCGATAAGCATGACAATTTCCGCATTGTTGTATGCGCTTGTATTACCAATTACGATACATTATTTTCTATAG
- the pepV gene encoding dipeptidase PepV: protein MTKINWLEEVEKRKDEMIKDTQEFLRINSVLNEEEATEEAPFGKGIEEALQFLLQQGEKDGFLTKNVDHYAGHIEHGQGKELVGILCHVDVVPEGDGWTDDPFSATIRDGKIFARGAMDDKGPTMAAYYALKIVKELDLSLSKRVRIIIGTDEESNWQCVEHYFKHEEMPTMGFAPDADFPIIYAEKGIGDIQLQQKLDLENTASQVTLLTFDAGRRLNMVPDHAKATLEVTDEMDSITHAFNTYIGENDIEGGYTKEGNVITLSIKGVSAHAMEPDNGVNAGYHLASFLHSLALDGKGKGYVKFISEMLAFDSRGKNLEIAFHDDISDDLTINTGVFHYVNEASIGALGVNIRFPVTCDTDAVKHKLERIAEEYGFDLNKFRVSAAHHVPQDHELIQTLQRVYQEQTGEEPKLLSIGGGTYARSLEAGVAFGPLFPGREDVAHQKDEYIVIEDLVKATAIYAQAIYELAK from the coding sequence ATGACAAAGATTAATTGGTTAGAAGAAGTAGAAAAACGAAAAGACGAAATGATCAAAGACACCCAAGAATTCCTGCGAATTAACAGTGTGTTAAATGAGGAAGAAGCAACGGAGGAAGCACCTTTTGGAAAAGGGATTGAAGAGGCGTTGCAGTTTTTACTACAACAAGGAGAGAAAGATGGCTTTCTTACCAAAAATGTAGACCATTATGCAGGACATATTGAACATGGGCAAGGAAAAGAACTTGTTGGGATACTATGCCATGTGGATGTGGTTCCGGAAGGAGATGGCTGGACAGATGATCCGTTTAGCGCTACCATCCGGGACGGGAAAATCTTTGCACGTGGGGCAATGGATGATAAGGGTCCGACCATGGCTGCTTATTACGCCTTGAAAATTGTAAAGGAGCTGGATCTGTCCTTATCCAAACGTGTTCGAATCATTATTGGAACCGATGAGGAAAGCAATTGGCAATGTGTAGAGCATTATTTTAAACATGAAGAAATGCCAACGATGGGCTTTGCTCCTGATGCAGACTTTCCCATTATCTATGCAGAAAAGGGAATTGGGGATATACAGCTACAGCAAAAATTAGATTTAGAAAACACAGCCTCTCAAGTTACCTTACTTACCTTTGATGCAGGTCGCCGCTTAAACATGGTTCCTGATCATGCGAAAGCAACCTTGGAAGTTACTGACGAAATGGATAGCATCACCCATGCTTTCAATACATATATAGGCGAGAACGACATCGAGGGTGGTTATACGAAGGAAGGAAATGTGATTACACTTTCTATAAAAGGTGTTTCTGCTCATGCGATGGAACCGGATAACGGAGTGAATGCTGGGTATCATTTGGCAAGTTTCTTACATTCATTAGCACTTGATGGGAAGGGTAAAGGCTATGTGAAATTCATCAGTGAAATGCTAGCGTTTGATTCACGTGGGAAAAACCTTGAAATTGCCTTTCATGATGACATTTCCGATGACTTAACGATTAACACTGGCGTTTTCCATTATGTGAACGAAGCATCTATTGGAGCGTTAGGTGTCAACATCCGCTTTCCTGTTACATGTGACACAGACGCTGTAAAACATAAATTAGAGAGAATAGCGGAAGAATATGGCTTTGATTTAAATAAATTTAGAGTATCAGCTGCACATCATGTGCCACAGGACCACGAGCTAATCCAAACTTTGCAAAGGGTGTACCAAGAGCAAACAGGCGAGGAGCCAAAGCTTCTTTCCATTGGTGGAGGTACCTATGCTCGTTCACTTGAAGCAGGTGTTGCCTTTGGCCCACTGTTTCCTGGCAGAGAAGATGTTGCTCACCAGAAGGATGAATATATTGTCATCGAGGATCTAGTAAAAGCAACGGCAATCTATGCCCAAGCAATCTATGAGCTTGCAAAATAA
- the thpR gene encoding RNA 2',3'-cyclic phosphodiesterase, producing the protein MNWKIWKDGMMDTHTHYFLALPIPMELKEKLSLSMKNMKNELPFTRWVHPDDLHLTLAFLGRMEPSQKKRIMELLPNVVKQHEPFTIVLNNLGTFGNPQSPRIFWYGVEESEQLFSLRKSVYDVCQNIGFTLDTRPFHPHITLARKWKGPGSMTEDKLQSSSSLSQSFQVNNVILYETHLDRMPKYEEKEEFPLI; encoded by the coding sequence ATGAATTGGAAAATCTGGAAGGATGGAATGATGGATACACATACACATTATTTTCTCGCGCTACCTATACCGATGGAGCTGAAAGAAAAGCTTTCCCTATCCATGAAAAATATGAAAAACGAGCTTCCGTTTACGCGTTGGGTTCATCCTGACGATCTTCATTTAACTTTAGCTTTTTTAGGTAGGATGGAACCTTCACAAAAGAAGCGGATAATGGAATTGCTACCAAACGTTGTGAAACAGCATGAACCTTTTACAATCGTGTTAAATAATCTTGGAACTTTTGGTAATCCGCAATCTCCACGGATTTTCTGGTATGGTGTGGAGGAATCTGAACAACTTTTCAGCTTACGAAAATCTGTTTATGATGTTTGTCAAAATATTGGTTTTACGCTTGATACAAGGCCTTTTCATCCACATATCACACTTGCTAGAAAGTGGAAAGGACCTGGCTCGATGACTGAGGACAAGCTACAATCATCCAGTAGCCTCTCTCAAAGCTTCCAAGTTAATAACGTGATATTGTATGAAACACATTTAGATAGAATGCCAAAATATGAAGAAAAAGAAGAATTTCCGTTAATATAA
- a CDS encoding polysaccharide biosynthesis protein — MSTSNILRGTLILTVGTMLSRVLGLVYIFPFHAMVGNDGGALYSYAYVLYSVFLSMATLGVPLAVSKFVAKYNAMGEYSVGRKLFRSGIIVMSITGVVSFLTLFLLAPYLSPMIIKEGKHSYEDITFVVRMVSVALLVVPIMSLIRGFFQGYESMGPTAISQVVEQLVRIIFLLGSLYFILEVLKGDMTVAIGFATFAAFIGAIGGLAILVWYWFKRKKNLDSMLEKDPDSVNLSYKEMYKELISYAMPFVFVGLAMPLFQLIDTFSFVRTMILAGYTDKFADTAFGIINNYGQKLIMIPITLATAFALSLLPAITKSFISREHQSLQKQLSMTLQILLFLTVPACVGLSLLGGPAYAAFFSYDPIGGELLTWYAPTAIPLAIFTVTASVLQGINKQKYTVIGLAIGLLLKLILNYPLILLMGAEGSIVATAIGYTASVVINLWSIQKFTDFNYSMVLRRGFLMLLFNTAMIVVVLIVLQLLSGVVSYSEGRLQAIIVVGVCALAGAGVYFALSYRSGLLMYLFGNRFKFLNRGARG; from the coding sequence ATGTCAACTTCAAATATATTGAGAGGTACACTGATTCTGACAGTAGGAACGATGCTGTCACGGGTACTCGGTTTAGTTTATATTTTTCCATTCCATGCCATGGTTGGAAATGATGGTGGAGCTCTTTATTCGTATGCTTATGTGTTATATTCTGTTTTCTTAAGTATGGCTACACTTGGTGTGCCACTCGCGGTATCCAAGTTTGTCGCAAAGTATAATGCTATGGGTGAATATAGTGTTGGCAGAAAACTTTTCCGTTCCGGTATTATAGTCATGAGTATTACAGGGGTTGTTTCGTTTCTAACGTTGTTTTTGTTAGCACCGTATCTATCTCCTATGATCATTAAAGAAGGTAAGCATTCTTATGAAGATATAACATTTGTTGTAAGGATGGTAAGCGTGGCTTTGCTGGTGGTTCCTATCATGAGTTTGATACGTGGCTTTTTTCAAGGTTATGAATCCATGGGACCAACGGCAATTTCTCAAGTTGTGGAGCAGCTAGTAAGAATTATCTTCCTATTGGGAAGTTTATATTTCATACTCGAAGTTCTAAAGGGGGATATGACCGTTGCCATTGGTTTTGCAACATTTGCGGCTTTTATCGGCGCGATAGGGGGTCTTGCGATTCTAGTATGGTACTGGTTTAAACGAAAGAAAAACCTGGATTCCATGCTTGAAAAAGATCCTGATTCAGTAAATCTGTCTTATAAAGAGATGTATAAGGAATTAATTTCTTATGCCATGCCATTTGTTTTCGTGGGGTTGGCCATGCCTCTTTTTCAATTAATAGATACTTTCTCTTTTGTTAGAACCATGATATTAGCTGGGTACACCGATAAATTTGCAGATACCGCTTTTGGTATCATCAACAATTACGGTCAGAAACTAATTATGATTCCTATTACGTTGGCGACAGCTTTTGCACTGAGTCTGCTTCCTGCTATAACGAAGTCATTTATCAGTCGTGAGCATCAAAGTTTGCAAAAGCAACTTAGTATGACGTTGCAGATTTTACTCTTTTTGACTGTCCCGGCTTGTGTAGGATTATCGCTTCTCGGAGGACCAGCATATGCAGCCTTCTTTTCCTATGATCCCATAGGTGGGGAGCTATTAACTTGGTATGCACCGACCGCTATACCATTGGCAATTTTCACCGTTACTGCCTCTGTATTGCAAGGCATCAACAAACAGAAATATACGGTTATTGGACTTGCGATTGGATTGCTTTTGAAACTGATACTAAATTATCCGCTTATCCTATTGATGGGCGCGGAAGGTTCTATAGTAGCAACCGCCATTGGATATACTGCAAGTGTTGTGATAAATCTCTGGTCCATCCAAAAGTTCACAGACTTTAATTATAGCATGGTCCTAAGACGAGGCTTCCTCATGTTACTATTCAACACTGCCATGATTGTTGTCGTCCTTATTGTTCTACAACTCTTAAGTGGTGTAGTTTCATACAGCGAAGGCCGTCTTCAAGCAATTATCGTCGTTGGGGTCTGCGCCTTAGCAGGAGCAGGTGTGTACTTTGCTCTAAGCTATCGAAGCGGCCTATTAATGTACCTGTTCGGAAACCGATTTAAGTTTTTAAATAGAGGAGCAAGAGGATAG
- a CDS encoding pseudouridine synthase, translating into MRLDKMLANSGFGTRKEVKKLLKTGVVKVDGVVIKDAKQHVDPDVNEVMVVDELVEYREFIYLMMHKPPGLLSATEDHRQETVVDILEEEDKMFEPFPVGRLDKDTEGLLLLTNDGQLAHQLLSPKKHVPKTYYATIDGEVTEADIAAFKEGVTLDDGYETLPAELTILQTGPVSEIEITIVEGKFHQVKRMFQAVGKTVTYLKRLSMGELKLDETLELGEYRELTDEELELVKQNK; encoded by the coding sequence ATGAGATTGGATAAGATGCTTGCCAACAGTGGATTTGGCACGAGAAAAGAAGTAAAAAAACTCCTGAAAACAGGTGTGGTAAAAGTAGATGGAGTAGTGATAAAGGATGCAAAGCAGCATGTGGATCCAGATGTGAATGAAGTAATGGTGGTCGATGAATTGGTAGAGTACCGGGAATTCATTTACTTAATGATGCATAAGCCTCCTGGTCTCCTATCTGCCACAGAGGATCATCGCCAGGAAACGGTGGTGGATATTTTAGAAGAAGAGGATAAAATGTTTGAGCCATTCCCAGTAGGAAGGCTTGATAAGGATACGGAAGGGCTGTTGCTTTTAACAAATGACGGTCAGCTAGCTCACCAGCTTCTTTCTCCGAAAAAACATGTGCCAAAAACGTATTATGCAACCATTGATGGTGAGGTAACAGAAGCGGATATTGCGGCATTTAAAGAGGGTGTCACTCTAGATGATGGCTATGAAACCTTACCTGCCGAATTGACGATCCTACAAACGGGACCAGTCTCCGAAATAGAGATTACCATTGTGGAAGGGAAATTTCATCAGGTCAAGCGGATGTTCCAGGCAGTTGGCAAAACAGTTACTTACTTGAAGCGCTTGAGCATGGGAGAACTAAAGCTTGATGAGACATTAGAGCTTGGAGAATATCGTGAGCTGACAGATGAGGAATTGGAGCTTGTAAAACAGAATAAATAA
- a CDS encoding MFS transporter, producing the protein MGSATNTTRYFYSYYFLTFFSFGALFPLLTVYLQEDVGLTGSQIGMIMSISPVVMIFVQPLWGVFSDYTQKPKQILVWTLFLTALSGLVFSFMGSYPGLLALAFLLAVTQSALVPISDSITLNYVQRVKGNYGSIRLWGAVGFAIAVLIAGWLSDFFSLKVIFYTFAAALLLATFFTTFLPKESQNISVNIRDGVGTLLKMPKFVMFLVTTFLIFGPVFANNFYFGLFITEIGGTVTGVGIAFLLAAGSEAPFMRVAGKWISKFGLHAIMISAASIAMIRWVLYFFEPPLYLVYATTIAQGFSVGLFIPAALQFVRDIAPSSARATAVSLYTAVGNGLGSWFCTFLGGFLLEYYSVMHVYLFFGLLTFGGVICIAMIHQLDKKLLARAS; encoded by the coding sequence ATGGGCAGTGCCACTAATACAACGAGATATTTTTATAGCTATTATTTCCTGACATTCTTCAGCTTTGGTGCACTTTTTCCATTATTAACAGTCTACCTGCAGGAAGATGTTGGCTTGACTGGATCGCAAATCGGTATGATTATGTCCATCAGTCCGGTTGTGATGATCTTTGTACAACCTTTGTGGGGAGTATTCAGTGATTACACACAAAAACCGAAGCAAATTCTTGTCTGGACACTCTTTTTAACTGCGCTCTCAGGTCTTGTGTTTTCCTTCATGGGAAGCTATCCTGGGTTATTAGCACTAGCGTTTCTCCTCGCAGTCACGCAAAGTGCCCTTGTGCCGATTTCTGACAGCATAACATTAAATTATGTTCAGCGTGTGAAAGGTAACTATGGTTCGATTCGTCTTTGGGGAGCGGTTGGATTTGCGATTGCTGTACTTATAGCGGGCTGGCTTTCTGATTTCTTTTCATTAAAAGTTATTTTTTATACGTTTGCAGCAGCGCTATTACTGGCAACATTTTTTACTACTTTTCTCCCAAAGGAAAGTCAGAACATAAGTGTCAATATTAGAGATGGAGTGGGCACGCTGTTAAAGATGCCGAAGTTTGTGATGTTTTTAGTTACGACGTTTCTTATTTTCGGACCTGTATTTGCCAATAACTTTTACTTTGGCTTGTTTATTACGGAAATAGGCGGGACTGTAACTGGTGTTGGAATTGCCTTTTTGCTAGCTGCTGGAAGCGAAGCACCTTTTATGAGGGTAGCTGGCAAGTGGATTTCTAAATTTGGACTTCATGCCATTATGATAAGCGCTGCAAGCATTGCGATGATTCGCTGGGTGCTTTATTTCTTTGAGCCACCGCTGTATTTGGTATATGCCACCACCATTGCACAAGGCTTTTCTGTTGGTCTTTTCATACCAGCCGCCTTGCAGTTTGTCCGGGATATCGCACCTAGCTCCGCTAGAGCAACGGCTGTTTCCTTGTATACAGCTGTAGGGAATGGTCTTGGCAGCTGGTTCTGTACCTTTTTAGGAGGATTTCTTTTAGAATATTATTCCGTGATGCATGTATACCTCTTCTTTGGTTTATTGACGTTTGGAGGCGTCATTTGCATTGCGATGATTCATCAATTAGATAAGAAGCTCTTGGCGAGGGCATCATAA
- a CDS encoding DeoR family transcriptional regulator: protein MKPSTNRMLTRIKAVYMFIHERGTVSTQQLVDEFGITPRTVQRDLNVLAFNDLVESPTKGKWTTTQKKVRLTS from the coding sequence TTGAAGCCTTCAACTAACCGTATGCTAACCCGTATTAAAGCCGTCTACATGTTTATTCATGAAAGAGGAACAGTTTCCACCCAGCAGCTGGTCGATGAATTTGGGATTACTCCCCGTACCGTTCAGCGTGACTTAAATGTGCTTGCATTTAATGACCTGGTGGAAAGTCCAACAAAAGGCAAGTGGACTACTACGCAGAAAAAAGTTAGGTTGACTTCATAA
- a CDS encoding ABC transporter ATP-binding protein, translating to MQLLAIKLHKAGYDDEMSVLQNINFVVNKGEMVGLIGPNGAGKSTTIKTILGLNPNFEGEISLPSNQSYAYIPEKPVFYYDMTLWEHIDLMASLFEMEEAVWKKRVEELLERFDLKDAVHESPATFSKGMQQKAMLIFAIMQKPSLYIVDEPFIGLDPIATKRLLELFEAEQQRGAGILLCTHVLDTAEKICDRFILLSDGRVKSEGTLRDIQTTCKLPEGSLLDCFYTLSEKELSK from the coding sequence GTGCAATTGTTAGCGATAAAATTACATAAAGCAGGCTATGATGATGAGATGTCTGTATTGCAGAATATTAATTTTGTGGTGAATAAGGGCGAAATGGTTGGCCTCATTGGTCCCAATGGTGCAGGAAAGAGCACAACGATTAAAACAATTCTTGGGTTGAATCCGAATTTTGAAGGGGAAATATCACTTCCTTCCAATCAATCCTATGCTTATATCCCAGAAAAGCCCGTTTTTTATTATGATATGACCTTATGGGAGCATATTGATTTAATGGCATCCCTTTTCGAGATGGAAGAGGCTGTTTGGAAAAAGAGAGTGGAGGAGTTGCTTGAACGATTTGATTTGAAGGATGCTGTCCATGAATCTCCTGCGACATTTTCCAAAGGGATGCAGCAAAAAGCCATGTTGATCTTTGCCATCATGCAAAAACCATCCTTGTATATTGTCGATGAACCTTTCATAGGACTGGATCCAATTGCAACGAAAAGGCTTCTGGAGTTGTTTGAAGCTGAGCAACAACGAGGTGCAGGCATTTTGCTATGTACACATGTGCTTGATACAGCGGAAAAAATTTGTGATAGGTTTATTCTTCTTTCAGATGGCAGAGTGAAATCTGAAGGAACTCTAAGAGATATTCAAACTACCTGTAAGCTTCCTGAAGGTTCGCTGTTAGATTGCTTTTATACTCTTTCAGAAAAGGAGCTATCTAAATGA
- the cysK gene encoding cysteine synthase A, with product MKVVSNMAELIGDTPLVKLNRIVPEGAATVYVKLEFQNPSGSVKDRAAFNMIVQAEKDGLISPGATIIEPTSGNTGIGLAMNAAARGYKAVLVMPDTMSAERINLLKAYGAEVVLTPGDEKMPGAIKKAQELVKEIPNSFMPMQFENHANSDAHRKSTALEIIEAMEKIGKPLSAFVATAGTGGTITGTGEELKKHYNGLTVHVVEPAGSPVLSGGKPGKHKLVGTSPGFIPDILNQKVYDEIFKIKDEDAYDVARKLALHEGILVGPSSGAACYSAIEVAKRLTPEDIIVCIACDTGERYLSTDLFD from the coding sequence GTGAAAGTTGTATCTAATATGGCCGAGCTTATCGGCGACACACCACTGGTTAAATTAAACAGAATTGTACCAGAAGGAGCAGCAACAGTATATGTAAAGCTCGAATTTCAAAACCCAAGTGGCAGCGTAAAAGACAGAGCCGCTTTTAATATGATTGTTCAAGCTGAAAAAGATGGTCTCATCTCCCCTGGTGCTACTATTATTGAACCTACTAGCGGTAACACCGGAATTGGACTTGCCATGAATGCCGCAGCACGTGGCTATAAAGCTGTTCTTGTGATGCCAGATACGATGTCTGCTGAGCGGATAAATCTTTTGAAAGCATATGGTGCGGAGGTTGTGTTAACTCCTGGTGATGAAAAGATGCCAGGAGCGATTAAAAAAGCGCAGGAACTCGTAAAGGAAATTCCAAACAGCTTCATGCCCATGCAATTTGAGAACCATGCCAACTCAGACGCCCACAGAAAATCTACGGCTCTTGAAATTATTGAAGCGATGGAGAAAATCGGGAAACCCCTTTCTGCTTTCGTAGCTACTGCTGGAACTGGCGGCACCATCACAGGTACAGGGGAAGAGTTGAAAAAGCATTACAATGGGCTTACCGTACATGTGGTAGAGCCTGCCGGATCGCCTGTATTGTCTGGAGGAAAACCTGGTAAACATAAGCTTGTTGGAACAAGTCCTGGCTTTATTCCAGATATATTAAATCAAAAAGTGTATGATGAAATTTTCAAAATTAAAGACGAGGACGCTTACGATGTTGCAAGAAAGCTTGCCCTTCATGAAGGAATTTTAGTTGGACCTTCCTCAGGAGCTGCCTGCTACTCCGCCATCGAAGTAGCCAAACGCCTGACACCAGAAGATATAATTGTTTGTATCGCATGTGATACAGGAGAACGTTACCTGTCGACAGATTTATTCGATTAG